DNA from Demetria terragena DSM 11295:
GAAGCACCGCAGCGAGAAGAATCGAGCCCGCCGTGGGAGCCGAGGTATGCGCCGACGGGAGCCACGAGTGCAGCGGAAAGACCGGCACTTTGATGCCGAGGCCGACCAACAACAGCGCGGCAATCAGCACCTGCTGGGAGGTGCTGAGGGTTGCCGGACCCTGCGCCGCCAAGGTGGCCAGATCGCTGCTGCCGACGGCATACGTCATCGCCAGGATGCCGACCAACATGAGGGTCGAGCCGAGCACGGTATAGAGGACGAAGCGCGACGCCGCCTCAACCCGGGTGTGCGGATCGCCAAATCCCTTGATGAGCATCCACATCGGGATGAGGACGAGTTCGAAGGCAGCGAAGAACAGGATCGCGTCTTGGGCGAGGAAGGTCGCGATGGCCGCCCCGATCACCAGGAGCAGGCTGCCAAGGAAGGTGCCGTGTCGTTCGCGCCGCCCTGTGACCGCGGTGGCCGGTGGGCGCGCGATTCCGTGCAGCACCGTCAGGACGCCAATGCCAGCTGTCAGCACGAGCAATGGTGCGCTGATGCCGTCGATCCCGAGATGCAGGCGCAACCCAAGCGCTGGCACCCAGTCCTGATCGAGGACCGGCCGCTCGATGACCGCGATGCCGACGCACGCCGCGGAGACAACCGACGCGGACAGCGCGATCGCCGCCGAGGTCCGCTGGCCCACACCGGCGATGTTGTCGGCGATCACCAGCGCGGCACCAACGATCAACGGCGCGAGGACCGCGGCCAGCAGCACGGCTACCACAGGATCACCCCCAGCAGAGCGACCGCCAGGGTGCCCGCGAGGAGGGCGACCAAGCCCGAGGACGGCGTACGCCGGTGCACGGCCGAACCGCGATCCCCCAGCGTGCGCGCGGCAGTGGAGAGTCCGGATACGCCGCGGTCGAGGTGGGCCTCCGCACGATGCACCGTGCGCGCAAGCGCCAGGACGGGCTGGGCGACCAACGCGACATACACCGTGTCGATGCCGAGCGAACGGGAAGCGGCCGAGCGCCACGCCAGCGGTGCTCGCTCGGCAGCGTCGCCATAGGTCGTGCGCAACGACATGATCCGCACGAGCAGTGCTGCCGCGGTCATGAACAGCAGGCCCGCGGCAATCAACAGCAGGTTGGCGTGCCGCCAATCCAGCTCAATGAGCGGACTCGCGACGACCAGCCCACCCAACAGGCTCAGCAAGCCCAAGAGCCTCAGCCCGAGTCGGGCAATGGAAGTCGGCTCCGGGTCGGCCTCCTCTGGGCCAGGCGTCGCCTCCACTTCATCAGTGGGTTGCCCGAGCGCATCAACCTGCGGCGCCTCGCGCAGCATCTCGACAATGCTGACCTCAGCAACGGTGCGGCTGTCGACGAATGTCGTCTCCTCGACTCGGCGCTGAAACACCGTGCGGTGCTGGATGACCAACCAGGCCCGCATGCTGTACGCAGCCGTCAGGACGATGACCACGCCCACGACGAAGAACCCGGCCGTGGCGAGTTCTTGGCCCTCCGCCACACCTTCGGCGGCTGCCTCCAGAATCAGGTCCTTGGAGACAAAGCCCACGGTCGGCGGTACGCCCGCCAGCGCGAGCAAGCCCACCGCCAGGAGGAATCGAGTCTGTGGGTAGCGGCGGATACCGCCCGACATGCGGGCTACCACCGTGCCGCCGACGAGGACCGACAGCCAACCGATCATGAGGAAGAGCAGGGCCTTGAAGGCAGCGTGGCTCACCAGATGAGTGATGGCCAGGTCCGGTCCCGCGCCGTCGGGGATCAGGCTCAAGGCGCCCAACATCAGCCCGACCTGACTGACAGTCGACCAGGCCAGGAGCCGCTTGAGGTCGGTCTGCAAGACCGCGAGCAACGCCGCCAGAATGCTGCTGAACCCGGCGAATACGAGCAGGACGGTCCGCGCCGCGGGAGCTTCCTGCAGCAGTGGGAGGAGGTCGGCTAAGACGATGGTGCCGGCGGCCACCATCGTGGCCGCGTGGATCAACGCCGATGCCGGAGTGGGGCCTTCCATCGCGTCCGGAAGCCAGTCCTGGAACGGAACCTGGGCACTCTTGCCGAGGACACCGCAGATGACCCCAAGGAGCGCTGCCGTCAACGCGGTCCCGCCCGCTAGCGGCGCCGCCGACCAGTGGTCGACGACCGCCTCAAGGGAGGTCGACCGCGCTCCCATGGCGAGCGCCGCGAAGCCCACGACGAGGGGCGCATCAGCAAGTCGGGTCACTAGGAACGCTTTGAAGGCCGCCCGGCGAGCCTTTTCCCGTTCGGACTCGTGCCCGATGAGCAGGTAGGAGCACCACCCCATGAGCTCCCAGCCGACGAGCGTGAGGAGCAGGTCACCCGACAGCACCACGAGCTGCATACCTGCCGTGAACAGGCCTACGGTTGCAGCGAATTGGCGGTATCGCTGATCGTCCCAGAGATACCACCGGGCGAACGCCTGGACGACAAAGGACACCACGGCGACCACGACTGCCACCAAGACGTTCCAGCCCTCGAGGTGCAACTGAAGGGGTACGTCGAGTGCGGGTCCGAGGGCGAGCGCACCCACGGTCTCCGGGTCAATGATCGCGGCATCTTCGGTCACTTGGATCAGCAACCAGAGCGCAGCCAGGAGCCCCAGGAAGTTTGCGATCAACGCCACCGCGGCTGCAGCGCGCGAGGAGTGGCGTACCAGCGGAAGGGTGAGCAGCCCGCCCAGGGCGGGAAGCAGAATGACGGCGTGGCTGGGCTGCAGCGCGCCGTCCAAGGCGAGGTTCATGGACTGTCCTCATCGCCTGGGCGAGTCAGGTCGATGTCGCCTCGCGCTCGATAGACCGCGATCACCAGCGCGAGAGCGACCGCGATCTCCGCAGCCGCGATGGTGATGAGAAAGATGGTGAGCACTTGGCCCGCGACGTACGGATCCGGCTGTGCCGCACCCATCGTCACCAGCAGCAGTCCCGCGCTCGCGAGCAGCAACTCGACGCCGATCAGCATCAGCACGGCGTTGCGGCGGGCGACGATGCCGTAGAGGCCGGTCGCGACCAGGACCGCGACAAGGATCAGCGGCAACTGGAGATGAATCACCGGATGCTCTCCGAGTCTGCATCGCCGACGCCCAGGCGCGACATCGCCAACGCCGCGACCAGCGCGACCAGCAACAGCAGCGACAACAACTCGAACGGCCATACCCACGTGCCGAACAGTTCGCCGCCGAGGGCACTCGTCCCGGCGGACTGCACCGCAACCTTGCCCGCATAGGCGCTCACCAGAACCGCCCCGACCAGTCCGCCAGTGCCCGCGGCGAGCACAAAGCCCGCCCACCGGGTGGCGGCCGAGGTGTTGTGCGCTGTCGTACGCCCGGTCGGTGACCGCGTCACCATCATCGCGAAGATCACCAGCACCACGACGGCACCGACATAGACGATGAGTTGGACGAGTGCCACCAGCTCGGCGCCAAGCACGAGGTAGCACCCAGACAGCGCGCCGAGCGCGACGACCAACCAGAGCGCGGCATGCAGGAGGTAACTGGTCGTCACCGCACGGATCGCCGCCCCCGCAGTCACCAGGCCAGCGAGGAGAAAAAAGACATCATGCGTCGTCACTGCGCGTGATCGCCTTCCCCGCCGCTCGCCTCCAGCGCCTGCGGCGGCGGCACCGTCGGCATCCATTCGCCCAGCCGATCCTTCTCGTGCAGCAGATCGCGGATGTCGGTCGCCGAGTACTCGAACTCCGGGCTCCAGAACAGCGCGTCAAACGGGCATACATCGATGCAGATCCCGCAATAC
Protein-coding regions in this window:
- the nuoK gene encoding NADH-quinone oxidoreductase subunit NuoK translates to MIHLQLPLILVAVLVATGLYGIVARRNAVLMLIGVELLLASAGLLLVTMGAAQPDPYVAGQVLTIFLITIAAAEIAVALALVIAVYRARGDIDLTRPGDEDSP
- a CDS encoding NADH-quinone oxidoreductase subunit L, with amino-acid sequence MNLALDGALQPSHAVILLPALGGLLTLPLVRHSSRAAAAVALIANFLGLLAALWLLIQVTEDAAIIDPETVGALALGPALDVPLQLHLEGWNVLVAVVVAVVSFVVQAFARWYLWDDQRYRQFAATVGLFTAGMQLVVLSGDLLLTLVGWELMGWCSYLLIGHESEREKARRAAFKAFLVTRLADAPLVVGFAALAMGARSTSLEAVVDHWSAAPLAGGTALTAALLGVICGVLGKSAQVPFQDWLPDAMEGPTPASALIHAATMVAAGTIVLADLLPLLQEAPAARTVLLVFAGFSSILAALLAVLQTDLKRLLAWSTVSQVGLMLGALSLIPDGAGPDLAITHLVSHAAFKALLFLMIGWLSVLVGGTVVARMSGGIRRYPQTRFLLAVGLLALAGVPPTVGFVSKDLILEAAAEGVAEGQELATAGFFVVGVVIVLTAAYSMRAWLVIQHRTVFQRRVEETTFVDSRTVAEVSIVEMLREAPQVDALGQPTDEVEATPGPEEADPEPTSIARLGLRLLGLLSLLGGLVVASPLIELDWRHANLLLIAAGLLFMTAAALLVRIMSLRTTYGDAAERAPLAWRSAASRSLGIDTVYVALVAQPVLALARTVHRAEAHLDRGVSGLSTAARTLGDRGSAVHRRTPSSGLVALLAGTLAVALLGVILW
- a CDS encoding NADH-quinone oxidoreductase subunit J family protein encodes the protein MTTHDVFFLLAGLVTAGAAIRAVTTSYLLHAALWLVVALGALSGCYLVLGAELVALVQLIVYVGAVVVLVIFAMMVTRSPTGRTTAHNTSAATRWAGFVLAAGTGGLVGAVLVSAYAGKVAVQSAGTSALGGELFGTWVWPFELLSLLLLVALVAALAMSRLGVGDADSESIR
- a CDS encoding complex I subunit 4 family protein, producing the protein MVAVLLAAVLAPLIVGAALVIADNIAGVGQRTSAAIALSASVVSAACVGIAVIERPVLDQDWVPALGLRLHLGIDGISAPLLVLTAGIGVLTVLHGIARPPATAVTGRRERHGTFLGSLLLVIGAAIATFLAQDAILFFAAFELVLIPMWMLIKGFGDPHTRVEAASRFVLYTVLGSTLMLVGILAMTYAVGSSDLATLAAQGPATLSTSQQVLIAALLLVGLGIKVPVFPLHSWLPSAHTSAPTAGSILLAAVLLKLGTYGVVRLVAGPVSDGLAQLSPVVGVIAVVGILWGGLVCLAEPSLKRLVAWSSVAHMGFVVLALSTGTVTGVQAALYGNLAHGVVSALLFVVAGGLKERWGNDDVTMPRPALRETSPRLGFALVVGMAGSLALPGLAAFWGEVLAVFSAWTPGAYRPELLFRILTILAALGGVLASAYALRVLRLVHFTGGGSDDKSEGADDFHGAEWVVAAVLIVAVVGLGLAPSAILPISEADVIQLLGVSR